The proteins below are encoded in one region of Methylobacillus flagellatus KT:
- the pgi gene encoding glucose-6-phosphate isomerase yields the protein MTNPTNCPIWHDLSAHYQEVLPLQMRDMFTKDGRRFEKFSLEAEGLLLDYSKHRITDETLPLLFKLARDSKVEEWRDRMFAGEKINFTENRAVLHTALRNRSNTPVYVDGKDVMPDVNRVLAQMRKFSTSIRSGEWKGYSGKRITDVVNIGIGGSDLGPVMVCGALKPYAQAGLNAHFVSNIDGTHLAQTLERCDPETTLFIVASKTFTTQETMTNARSARSWFLQAAKDEAHVAKHFVAISTNADEVGKFGIDAANMFEFWDWVGGRYSLWSAIGLSIAIYIGMDHFEELLQGGYEIDRHFKNAPLEQNIPVIMALLGIWYNNFFGADSLAILPYDQGLARFPAYLQQADMESNGKFVARDGRIVQCTTGPIIWGEAGTNGQHAFYQLIHQGNRLIPCDFMMPLQSHYSMGKNGNEHHLILLANCFAQTSALMQGKTLDEAKAELVAQGLTGEALETLLPHKVFEGNRPSTTILFDKLTPKTLGKLIAIYEHKIFVQGIIWNINSFDQWGVEYGKQIAKKILPQLSEDQASTEYDSSTNGLMNYFKSRTQSSGT from the coding sequence ATGACAAATCCAACAAACTGTCCGATCTGGCATGATCTCAGTGCCCATTATCAAGAAGTCCTCCCCCTGCAGATGCGGGACATGTTTACCAAGGATGGGCGCAGATTCGAAAAGTTCTCCCTGGAAGCGGAAGGCCTGTTGCTGGACTACTCCAAGCACCGCATCACGGATGAAACCCTGCCGCTACTGTTCAAGCTCGCGCGCGACTCCAAGGTCGAGGAATGGCGTGACCGCATGTTCGCGGGCGAGAAGATCAACTTTACGGAAAACCGTGCTGTACTACATACCGCCTTGCGCAACCGTAGCAATACGCCCGTATATGTGGATGGCAAGGATGTCATGCCCGACGTCAACCGCGTACTGGCCCAGATGCGTAAATTCAGCACCAGCATCCGCTCTGGGGAATGGAAAGGCTACTCAGGCAAGCGCATTACCGATGTCGTCAACATCGGCATCGGCGGCTCGGACCTCGGCCCAGTCATGGTGTGCGGGGCGCTCAAGCCTTATGCCCAGGCTGGGCTGAACGCGCATTTCGTGTCCAATATCGACGGCACCCACCTCGCCCAGACCTTGGAACGCTGCGATCCGGAAACCACTTTGTTCATCGTCGCTTCCAAGACTTTCACCACCCAGGAGACCATGACCAATGCGCGCTCTGCCCGCAGCTGGTTCCTGCAGGCAGCCAAGGATGAGGCGCACGTTGCAAAACACTTCGTCGCGATTTCCACCAATGCGGACGAAGTCGGCAAGTTCGGCATCGATGCCGCCAATATGTTCGAATTCTGGGATTGGGTAGGCGGGCGCTATTCCCTATGGTCCGCAATCGGCCTCTCGATTGCCATCTACATCGGCATGGATCATTTCGAGGAGTTGCTGCAAGGCGGCTACGAAATCGACCGGCATTTCAAGAATGCGCCGCTGGAGCAGAACATTCCCGTGATCATGGCGCTGCTGGGCATCTGGTACAACAATTTCTTCGGTGCAGACAGCCTCGCCATCCTGCCTTACGACCAGGGGCTTGCCCGCTTCCCTGCCTACCTGCAGCAAGCCGATATGGAAAGTAACGGCAAGTTTGTCGCCCGAGACGGCCGCATTGTGCAATGCACCACCGGCCCCATCATCTGGGGCGAGGCTGGCACCAACGGCCAGCATGCGTTCTACCAACTGATCCACCAGGGCAACCGTCTGATCCCCTGCGATTTCATGATGCCACTGCAGAGCCACTACAGCATGGGCAAAAATGGCAATGAACACCACCTCATCCTGCTGGCCAATTGCTTCGCGCAAACCAGCGCGCTCATGCAGGGCAAGACACTGGATGAAGCCAAGGCCGAACTGGTTGCGCAAGGATTGACTGGTGAAGCGCTGGAAACCCTGCTGCCGCACAAAGTCTTTGAGGGAAACCGCCCAAGCACCACCATCCTGTTCGACAAGCTGACGCCAAAGACCCTGGGCAAGCTGATCGCGATCTACGAACACAAGATATTCGTGCAAGGCATCATCTGGAACATCAACTCCTTTGACCAATGGGGCGTAGAATACGGCAAGCAAATTGCCAAGAAAATCCTGCCTCAGCTGAGCGAAGATCAGGCATCGACTGAGTACGACAGCTCGACCAATGGCCTGATGAATTACTTCAAATCGCGGACACAATCCTCGGGCACCTAA
- the rplI gene encoding 50S ribosomal protein L9, with the protein MQVILLEKVVNLGNLGDIVKVKDGYGRNFLIPQGKAKRATEANKAEFEARRAELEKQQAEQLAAAQKRGEKLAGFMLQVTQKAGVDGRLFGSVTNGDIAEALTAQGFEVSKSEVRLPEGPLKAIGDYQVHIALHHDVVVEITVSVLGE; encoded by the coding sequence ATGCAAGTTATTTTGTTGGAAAAAGTAGTTAACCTGGGCAATCTCGGCGACATCGTCAAGGTAAAGGACGGCTATGGCCGCAACTTCCTGATACCTCAAGGCAAGGCAAAACGTGCGACAGAAGCCAACAAGGCAGAGTTCGAGGCACGCCGCGCCGAACTGGAAAAACAGCAGGCCGAGCAGCTGGCTGCCGCGCAAAAGCGTGGCGAGAAGCTGGCTGGCTTCATGCTGCAAGTGACTCAGAAGGCTGGCGTCGACGGCCGCTTGTTCGGGTCTGTGACCAATGGCGATATCGCTGAAGCGCTGACTGCTCAGGGCTTCGAAGTTTCTAAATCCGAAGTGCGCTTGCCAGAAGGTCCGCTCAAGGCGATTGGCGACTACCAGGTTCACATTGCGCTGCACCACGATGTTGTTGTCGAGATCACTGTTTCCGTGCTCGGCGAGTAA
- the dnaB gene encoding replicative DNA helicase, whose translation MADDTLESLKLPPHSVEAEQSVLGGLLLENEAMDRIADILGADDFYRHDHKLIFQHISRLFERSKPADIVTVAESLENSAELSSVGGLAYLAALAQNTPTAANIRRYAEIVRERSVMRKLVEVGSSIAESAYNPLGRDAQQLLDEAEAKIFQIAEGGKRSTQGFLDMKTLLPQVADRIDYLYQRDNHTDVTGIPTGFTDLDAMTSGMQPGDLIIVAGRPSMGKTSFSLNIAENVALDTGLPVAVFSMEMGATQLVTRMIGSVGKLDQHRMRNGNLEDEDWVRLTTALGKLNEAPIYIDEGAGLSSFEVRARARRLHRQVGKLGLIVIDYLQLMTGASSGGGRSENRATEISEISRSLKALAKELDVPLIALSQLNRSVEQRPDKRPVMSDLRESGAIEQDADLILFIYRDQVYNPDSPDKGTAEIIIAKQRNGPIGRVRLTFLGENTRFENFVGQYQDNYGE comes from the coding sequence ATGGCTGACGACACACTAGAATCCCTGAAACTTCCCCCGCATTCCGTAGAGGCAGAGCAATCAGTATTGGGCGGCCTGCTGCTTGAAAATGAGGCGATGGACCGCATTGCCGATATCCTCGGCGCCGACGATTTCTACCGGCATGATCACAAACTGATCTTCCAGCACATCAGCCGCCTGTTCGAGCGCAGCAAGCCCGCCGATATCGTGACCGTGGCCGAGTCGCTGGAGAATTCGGCTGAGCTGTCCAGTGTCGGCGGGCTCGCATACCTCGCTGCATTGGCCCAGAATACCCCGACTGCAGCCAACATCCGCCGCTATGCGGAAATTGTGCGTGAGCGCTCTGTGATGCGCAAACTGGTCGAGGTGGGTTCCAGCATTGCGGAGAGTGCCTATAATCCGTTGGGCCGAGATGCCCAGCAGCTGCTGGATGAAGCAGAAGCCAAGATTTTCCAGATCGCGGAAGGTGGCAAGCGCTCGACCCAGGGCTTTCTCGATATGAAGACCCTGTTACCGCAGGTGGCCGACCGTATCGACTATCTTTATCAACGCGACAATCATACCGATGTCACCGGTATACCGACTGGGTTTACTGACCTGGATGCGATGACTTCTGGCATGCAGCCCGGAGACTTGATTATCGTCGCAGGCCGTCCTTCCATGGGCAAGACCTCGTTCTCGCTCAATATCGCCGAGAATGTCGCCCTGGACACTGGATTGCCCGTCGCTGTCTTTTCCATGGAAATGGGGGCGACACAGTTGGTGACCCGGATGATCGGCTCCGTTGGCAAGCTTGATCAGCATCGCATGCGCAACGGTAACCTGGAGGATGAAGACTGGGTGCGCCTGACGACGGCGCTGGGCAAGCTCAACGAAGCGCCCATCTACATCGATGAGGGCGCTGGCCTGAGTTCATTCGAAGTGCGCGCGCGAGCGCGACGCCTGCATCGGCAGGTCGGCAAGCTTGGCCTGATCGTGATCGACTATCTGCAGCTGATGACAGGTGCCTCATCCGGCGGCGGCAGGAGCGAGAACCGCGCCACGGAAATTTCCGAAATCTCGCGCTCGCTCAAAGCCCTGGCGAAAGAACTGGACGTGCCCCTGATCGCGTTATCCCAGCTCAACCGCAGTGTGGAGCAGCGGCCAGACAAGCGACCGGTCATGTCGGACTTGCGCGAGTCTGGCGCGATCGAGCAGGATGCCGACTTGATCCTGTTCATCTATCGCGATCAGGTCTACAACCCGGATAGCCCGGACAAGGGCACCGCCGAGATCATCATCGCCAAGCAGCGTAACGGTCCGATCGGCCGCGTGCGTCTGACCTTCCTTGGCGAAAACACCCGCTTCGAGAATTTCGTGGGGCAGTATCAAGATAATTATGGCGAGTAG
- a CDS encoding type II secretion system protein translates to MRPIPGQKPARILGFTLIEVLVVLAIIATLLSLVTPRYFSSIDRARENSLKHDLIVMRDAIDKFYSDTGRYPDTLYDLVERKYLRAIPEDPITESTETWMLVPPENTNIPGEIYDIRSGSEAMAADGSYYAEW, encoded by the coding sequence ATGCGGCCAATTCCAGGACAAAAACCAGCAAGGATATTGGGATTCACCCTGATTGAGGTACTGGTGGTGCTCGCCATCATCGCCACGCTGCTGAGCCTGGTCACGCCGCGCTATTTCTCCAGCATAGACCGCGCCCGCGAGAACTCTCTCAAGCATGACCTCATCGTCATGCGCGATGCCATCGACAAGTTTTACAGCGATACCGGGCGTTATCCCGACACCCTGTATGACTTGGTGGAACGCAAGTACCTGCGCGCGATCCCGGAAGACCCCATTACCGAAAGTACCGAGACCTGGATGCTGGTGCCGCCGGAGAATACCAATATCCCAGGCGAAATCTATGACATCCGCAGCGGCTCGGAGGCCATGGCCGCGGACGGGAGCTACTATGCCGAATGGTAA
- the radA gene encoding DNA repair protein RadA: protein MAKAKTAYSCTECGGQTPKWQGQCPSCMAWNTLVESVVEAAPSQNRYAALAQSSGLQKLADVEAADVPRHPTGIHEFDRVLGGGLVPGGVVLIGGDPGIGKSTLLLQTLCHIGGMRKAVYVSGEESAQQIAMRAKRLGLDAGPVELLAEISLEKILAILQQHKPEVAVIDSIQTLYSEALQSAPGSVAQVRECSAQLTRFAKQTGVTMILVGHVTKEGSLAGPRVLEHIVDTVLYFEGGQNSSFRLVRAFKNRFGAVNELGVFAMTEKGLREVSNPSALFLSHHAEQVAGSCITVTQEGSRPLLVEVQALVDEAHAPNPKRLCVGLEQNRLAMLLAVLHRHAGVACFDQDVFINAVGGVRISEPAVDLAVLLAIVSSLKNKPLNNKLIVFGEVGLAGEVRPVQRGQERLREAAKLGFTHAIVPKANLPKQVIDGLDVKGVERLDQALQLLRNG, encoded by the coding sequence ATGGCGAAGGCAAAAACGGCGTATAGCTGTACCGAGTGCGGCGGACAAACCCCGAAGTGGCAAGGGCAATGTCCCTCGTGCATGGCATGGAATACATTGGTCGAAAGCGTGGTGGAAGCTGCCCCCAGCCAGAACCGTTATGCCGCGCTTGCGCAATCCAGCGGTTTGCAGAAGTTGGCCGATGTCGAGGCTGCGGATGTGCCGCGCCACCCAACGGGCATCCACGAATTCGATCGGGTTCTGGGTGGGGGGCTGGTGCCGGGCGGCGTGGTGTTGATCGGGGGAGATCCCGGCATCGGCAAGTCCACCTTGCTATTGCAGACCTTGTGTCATATCGGCGGTATGCGCAAGGCCGTCTATGTCTCAGGTGAAGAGTCCGCACAGCAGATCGCCATGCGTGCCAAACGATTGGGCCTTGACGCCGGTCCGGTCGAGCTGCTGGCGGAAATCAGCCTCGAAAAGATCTTGGCTATCCTGCAGCAGCACAAGCCCGAAGTGGCTGTTATCGACTCGATACAGACCTTGTACTCCGAGGCCTTGCAATCTGCGCCTGGTTCCGTGGCGCAAGTCCGGGAATGCTCCGCCCAGCTGACGCGTTTCGCCAAGCAGACCGGTGTGACCATGATTTTGGTCGGGCACGTGACCAAGGAGGGATCTCTCGCCGGACCACGCGTCCTGGAGCATATAGTCGATACCGTACTGTATTTCGAAGGGGGCCAGAACTCCAGCTTCCGGCTGGTGCGCGCCTTCAAAAACCGTTTTGGCGCCGTGAACGAACTGGGCGTGTTCGCCATGACCGAGAAGGGGCTGCGCGAGGTCAGCAATCCTTCAGCGTTATTCCTGTCGCATCATGCAGAACAGGTTGCAGGTTCCTGCATCACCGTAACGCAGGAAGGGAGCAGGCCGCTCCTGGTGGAAGTGCAGGCACTGGTGGACGAGGCGCATGCGCCCAATCCCAAGCGCCTGTGCGTCGGCCTGGAACAGAACCGGCTTGCCATGCTGCTGGCCGTCCTGCACCGCCATGCCGGCGTAGCCTGCTTTGACCAGGACGTATTCATCAATGCCGTTGGGGGCGTCAGGATCAGCGAGCCTGCTGTGGATCTCGCCGTGCTGCTTGCAATTGTTTCCTCACTAAAAAACAAACCCCTGAACAATAAATTGATCGTATTCGGCGAGGTTGGCCTGGCAGGCGAGGTCCGCCCGGTGCAGCGCGGCCAGGAGCGCTTGCGGGAGGCCGCCAAGCTCGGCTTCACCCACGCCATCGTTCCCAAGGCCAACTTGCCCAAGCAAGTGATCGATGGCTTGGACGTCAAAGGAGTGGAGCGCCTCGACCAGGCTTTGCAGCTGTTGCGTAACGGGTGA
- a CDS encoding type II secretion system protein, whose protein sequence is MKQCSKPSYGFTLIELMVALVLLALILSSAAPVMQVTAKRAKEQELKRHLWQLRDAIDAYKKAVDDGLIKKTPGQSGYPPSLQILVQGVENPRDPKKRKIHFLRSIPRDPFASDPELPNEATWGKRSYASSFEEPAEGEDVYDVYSLSGDTGLNQQPYREW, encoded by the coding sequence ATGAAGCAGTGCTCGAAACCATCTTACGGCTTTACATTGATCGAGCTCATGGTGGCGCTGGTGCTGCTGGCGCTGATCCTCAGCTCGGCCGCGCCCGTGATGCAGGTGACGGCCAAGCGCGCCAAGGAACAGGAACTCAAGCGCCACCTCTGGCAATTGCGCGATGCAATCGACGCTTACAAGAAAGCCGTAGATGACGGGCTCATCAAGAAAACCCCAGGGCAATCCGGCTATCCCCCCAGCCTGCAAATCCTGGTGCAGGGCGTGGAAAACCCGCGCGACCCCAAGAAGCGCAAAATCCACTTCCTGCGCAGCATTCCGCGCGACCCCTTCGCCTCCGATCCCGAGCTGCCGAATGAAGCCACCTGGGGCAAGCGCAGCTATGCCAGCTCGTTCGAGGAGCCTGCCGAGGGCGAGGACGTCTACGACGTCTATTCCCTCTCCGGCGATACCGGGCTCAACCAGCAGCCGTACCGGGAATGGTAA
- the rpsF gene encoding 30S ribosomal protein S6, with protein sequence MRHYEIVFIVHPDQSEQVPAMIERYRTLVTSNGGTIHRLEDWGRRQLAYPIQKIHKAHYVLMNIEVSQEVLNELEHAFKFNDAVLRHLTLNTDEAVTAPSPMMKEEKSKSLLAKDEAAAPAPAPATEQATA encoded by the coding sequence ATGCGACATTATGAGATCGTTTTCATTGTCCATCCGGACCAGAGCGAGCAAGTACCTGCCATGATCGAGCGTTACCGTACGCTCGTGACTTCGAATGGCGGTACCATCCATCGCCTGGAAGACTGGGGCCGCCGCCAGCTGGCTTACCCAATCCAGAAAATCCACAAGGCACATTACGTGCTGATGAATATCGAAGTCAGCCAGGAAGTATTGAACGAACTAGAGCATGCATTCAAGTTCAACGATGCAGTATTGCGTCACCTGACCCTGAATACCGACGAAGCTGTGACTGCGCCATCCCCAATGATGAAGGAAGAGAAGTCCAAGTCATTGCTGGCCAAGGACGAGGCTGCTGCACCTGCACCTGCGCCCGCAACAGAGCAGGCCACCGCTTAA
- a CDS encoding secretin N-terminal domain-containing protein encodes MLAACSGTEMRQNQTNLEFQQARDMINAGQVEAGIERLKSLVRTFPDNPEYRNYLKQQQDIQLAILLKEADQLKRQKRWGEADIAYRRVLELDSQNQRAQNGIQQMRIATTHDAMMQRADELLAKQDWEGAQNLARTVLAEDSSNRSARALFEQIEQKRMDKVVNPPHIRSSFKRPISLEFKDITIKSVFEFISQAAAINFTYDQELRSDQRTSVFLRNTPIEEAIDVILASNQLGKKVLNDNTLLIYPLSRSQEYQETFVRSFYLSNTDAKKLMAMIKTVVKTKDIYIDEKLNTLVMRDTPEAIRTAEKLIMSQDMAEPEVMLEVEVLEINRRSLENIGIRYPTNVSLDVQGRDTVNGTTTLTPGKLTINELKNFNSNLGVFSISDPVLALNLLQQDTDTNLLANPHIRVKNREKAKIHVGDRIPVLTSVANSTGFISQTVNYIEVGVKLDVEPTILLRDEVSIKIGLEVSNQTDRMETSSGTVTYTIGTRNASTILRLKDGETQILAGLMRNDEQKITNGVPGLSKLPLIGKLFNNNNNDLSKKEIALFITPRIISNLTPENAIYTTFPAGIDRSASRPGRAAEPGTVTAQAAPATPVKTPQEIQAERAESDRSFAGSVMRPVEDIASPDEQQ; translated from the coding sequence ATGCTCGCCGCCTGCTCCGGCACGGAAATGCGGCAGAACCAGACCAACCTGGAGTTCCAGCAAGCCAGGGACATGATCAACGCCGGACAGGTCGAGGCCGGGATAGAGCGGCTCAAGAGCCTGGTGCGCACCTTCCCCGACAATCCGGAATACCGCAACTACCTCAAGCAGCAGCAGGACATTCAGCTTGCCATCCTGCTCAAGGAGGCGGACCAGCTCAAGCGGCAAAAACGCTGGGGCGAAGCCGACATCGCCTACCGGCGCGTGCTCGAGCTCGACAGCCAGAACCAGCGTGCGCAGAACGGCATCCAGCAGATGCGCATCGCCACCACGCACGACGCCATGATGCAGCGCGCCGACGAACTGCTCGCCAAGCAGGACTGGGAAGGCGCGCAGAACCTGGCGCGCACGGTATTGGCGGAAGATTCCAGCAACCGCAGCGCGCGCGCCCTGTTCGAGCAGATCGAGCAGAAACGCATGGACAAGGTGGTGAACCCGCCTCACATCCGCTCTTCCTTCAAGCGTCCCATTTCGTTGGAATTCAAGGATATCACCATCAAGTCAGTGTTCGAGTTCATCTCGCAGGCCGCCGCGATCAACTTCACCTACGACCAGGAACTGCGCAGCGACCAGCGCACCAGCGTTTTCCTGCGCAACACGCCGATCGAGGAAGCCATTGATGTCATCCTCGCGAGCAACCAGCTCGGCAAGAAAGTGCTCAATGACAACACCCTGCTGATCTACCCCTTGAGCCGCAGCCAGGAATACCAGGAAACCTTCGTGCGCAGCTTCTACCTGAGCAACACCGATGCCAAGAAGCTCATGGCCATGATCAAGACCGTGGTGAAGACCAAGGACATCTATATCGACGAGAAACTCAACACCTTGGTGATGCGGGATACGCCGGAAGCGATCCGCACCGCGGAGAAGCTCATCATGTCGCAAGACATGGCCGAGCCGGAAGTCATGCTCGAGGTCGAGGTGCTGGAAATCAACCGCCGCAGCCTGGAGAACATCGGCATCCGCTATCCCACCAATGTCAGCCTCGACGTGCAGGGTCGCGATACCGTCAACGGCACCACCACGCTCACGCCAGGCAAGCTCACCATCAACGAGCTCAAGAACTTCAATTCCAACCTCGGCGTCTTCAGCATCAGCGACCCAGTGCTGGCACTGAACCTGCTGCAGCAGGACACCGACACCAACCTGCTGGCCAATCCGCATATCCGCGTCAAGAACCGCGAAAAGGCCAAGATCCACGTCGGCGATCGCATCCCGGTGCTTACCAGCGTCGCCAACTCCACCGGCTTTATATCGCAGACGGTGAACTACATCGAGGTAGGGGTCAAACTCGACGTCGAGCCCACCATCCTGCTGCGCGATGAGGTATCGATCAAGATTGGACTGGAAGTCAGCAACCAGACCGACCGCATGGAGACGAGTTCCGGCACCGTCACCTATACCATAGGCACCCGCAATGCCAGCACCATCCTGCGATTGAAGGATGGAGAAACACAAATCCTTGCGGGCCTGATGCGCAACGACGAACAGAAGATCACAAACGGCGTGCCGGGGCTTTCCAAACTGCCACTGATCGGCAAACTGTTCAACAACAATAACAACGACCTAAGCAAGAAAGAGATCGCCCTGTTTATCACGCCACGCATCATCAGCAACCTCACCCCGGAAAATGCCATCTACACAACCTTCCCGGCCGGGATAGACCGCAGCGCATCTAGGCCGGGCCGGGCCGCGGAACCAGGCACCGTCACCGCGCAAGCCGCACCTGCTACACCGGTCAAGACCCCGCAGGAAATCCAGGCCGAACGCGCCGAGTCGGACCGTTCCTTTGCCGGATCGGTCATGCGTCCGGTGGAAGACATTGCGAGCCCGGATGAGCAACAATGA
- the rpsR gene encoding 30S ribosomal protein S18, which yields MARDMFKRRRYCRFSAEGIKQVDYKDVDLLKDFINENGKIIPARITGTKAKYQRQLTTAVKRARFLALLPYTDKH from the coding sequence ATGGCACGTGACATGTTCAAACGCCGCCGCTACTGCCGCTTCTCGGCAGAGGGCATCAAGCAAGTGGATTACAAGGATGTTGATCTGCTGAAGGACTTCATCAACGAAAACGGCAAGATCATCCCAGCCCGTATTACTGGCACCAAGGCCAAGTATCAGCGTCAGCTGACGACTGCAGTGAAGCGCGCCCGCTTCCTTGCCCTCCTGCCATACACTGACAAGCACTAA
- the priB gene encoding primosomal replication protein N, with protein sequence MNRLELDGEFTQLAELRYTPAGIPVSSFVLKHVSEQVEAGMKRKVECDVSSMAMGPLALEAQNISEGSSVKVTGFLAKRSLKSSQLVLHIQTLERII encoded by the coding sequence TTGAACAGGCTGGAGTTGGACGGCGAGTTCACGCAATTGGCGGAACTGCGCTACACCCCGGCAGGAATACCAGTATCGAGCTTCGTCCTGAAGCATGTGTCTGAACAGGTCGAGGCGGGAATGAAGCGCAAGGTTGAATGCGACGTGTCAAGCATGGCGATGGGGCCACTGGCACTGGAAGCGCAAAACATCAGCGAGGGGTCGAGTGTGAAAGTGACCGGGTTTCTCGCAAAGCGCAGCCTCAAGAGTTCGCAGCTGGTATTGCATATACAAACATTGGAAAGAATTATCTGA
- the alr gene encoding alanine racemase, protein MRATTATIDLGALRHNLNLVRQRAPGSRVLAVVKADAYGHGLLRVAPGLAEADGFGVLRLEEALALREAGYRQRLLLLEGIFSMDELGAAAQHGISVVVHNAQQLAMFEAMAAASVKPISVFLKMNSGMNRLGFKSQAYKQALQRLEACPVVADVSLMTHFATADEERGIADQLKEFDAVTAGWHHPVSLANSAAILRFPEAHRDWVRPGIILYGASPVSGVSAASFGLRPAMRFTSEVIAVQTLEAGDILGYGARFTATQATRVAIVACGYADGYPRHAPNGTPIAIDGHRTQTLGRVSMDMLFADISQLPDADVGSQVELWGEVVPVDAVAEAAGTVGYELLCAVAPRVVFKVTG, encoded by the coding sequence ATGCGTGCGACCACAGCGACGATTGACCTGGGCGCGCTGCGCCATAACCTGAATCTCGTACGCCAGCGTGCGCCGGGCTCCAGGGTGCTGGCGGTGGTCAAGGCGGATGCCTACGGACACGGCCTGCTGCGGGTTGCGCCGGGGCTGGCGGAGGCCGACGGTTTTGGCGTATTGCGCCTGGAAGAGGCCCTGGCATTGCGAGAGGCGGGCTATCGCCAACGCCTGCTACTGCTGGAAGGAATATTCAGCATGGATGAGCTGGGCGCCGCCGCCCAGCACGGCATCAGTGTTGTCGTGCACAACGCACAGCAGCTCGCCATGTTCGAGGCAATGGCAGCTGCCTCCGTCAAGCCTATCTCGGTATTCCTCAAAATGAACAGCGGCATGAATCGACTGGGATTCAAGTCTCAGGCCTACAAACAAGCGTTGCAGCGGCTGGAGGCTTGTCCTGTGGTAGCAGACGTCAGCTTGATGACGCATTTCGCCACAGCGGATGAAGAGCGGGGCATTGCCGACCAGCTCAAGGAGTTCGATGCTGTGACGGCAGGCTGGCACCATCCCGTCAGCCTGGCCAATTCTGCCGCAATCTTGCGTTTCCCGGAGGCTCATCGCGATTGGGTGAGACCCGGCATCATATTGTATGGCGCATCCCCGGTTTCAGGCGTCAGTGCGGCCAGTTTCGGGCTGCGGCCCGCTATGCGTTTCACTAGCGAAGTGATCGCAGTGCAAACGCTGGAGGCCGGGGATATCCTCGGATACGGTGCGCGTTTCACCGCTACGCAGGCAACCAGGGTCGCGATTGTCGCCTGCGGATATGCGGACGGCTATCCGCGCCATGCGCCCAACGGTACGCCTATCGCCATCGACGGGCATCGCACCCAAACCCTGGGACGCGTCTCCATGGACATGCTGTTTGCCGACATCAGCCAGTTGCCCGATGCCGATGTCGGCAGCCAGGTGGAACTCTGGGGCGAGGTTGTGCCTGTGGATGCCGTTGCCGAAGCCGCGGGTACGGTAGGGTACGAGTTGTTGTGCGCGGTGGCGCCGCGCGTGGTGTTCAAGGTGACAGGCTGA
- a CDS encoding type II secretion system protein yields the protein MPNGKQQQGMALMGALLVIILMGLALAEAGNRWSDMQRREREQELIKVGDTIRKAIGSYYNQSPGMVKQFPPTLDSLLKDNRFPTPQRHLRKLYIDPVTQREGWGLLYAPSGGIMGIYSLSGDRPFKTRNFPPPYQEFEKKKAYIDWIFAYMPETDNSSSPALE from the coding sequence ATGCCGAATGGTAAGCAGCAGCAAGGCATGGCGCTGATGGGCGCGCTGCTTGTGATCATCCTCATGGGATTAGCCCTGGCTGAAGCGGGAAACCGCTGGAGCGACATGCAGCGGCGCGAGCGCGAACAAGAGCTGATAAAGGTAGGCGACACCATCCGCAAAGCCATCGGGTCCTATTACAACCAGTCTCCCGGCATGGTGAAACAGTTTCCGCCTACACTGGACTCGCTATTAAAGGACAACCGCTTCCCCACCCCACAACGCCATTTGCGCAAACTCTATATCGACCCCGTCACGCAAAGAGAAGGCTGGGGCCTGCTTTATGCACCCAGCGGCGGCATCATGGGCATATATAGCCTCTCGGGCGACCGCCCTTTCAAAACTCGGAACTTCCCGCCGCCCTACCAGGAATTTGAAAAGAAAAAAGCCTATATAGACTGGATATTTGCCTACATGCCTGAGACAGACAATAGCTCATCCCCGGCGCTTGAATAA